The Hymenobacter baengnokdamensis genome includes a region encoding these proteins:
- a CDS encoding gamma carbonic anhydrase family protein, protein MPALILPVHGVLPIIGPDCFLADNATIVGDVVLGRGCTVWFTAVIRGDVNRIRIGDETNIQDGAVLHCTYEKAALTIGSRVSIGHRALVHGCTVHDDVLIGMGAIVMDHAVVGAGCLIAAGAVVLENMVCEPGYLYAGVPAKKIKPVSEAQAEGLRRTAANYQLYASWF, encoded by the coding sequence ATGCCCGCGCTTATTTTGCCCGTTCACGGCGTGTTACCTATTATTGGCCCCGACTGTTTTCTGGCCGACAACGCGACCATTGTGGGCGATGTGGTGCTGGGGCGCGGCTGCACCGTGTGGTTTACGGCCGTGATTCGGGGCGATGTAAACCGCATCCGTATCGGCGACGAAACCAATATTCAGGATGGGGCGGTGCTACACTGCACCTACGAAAAAGCGGCCCTCACCATCGGCTCGCGGGTGAGTATCGGCCACCGCGCCCTGGTGCACGGCTGCACCGTGCACGACGATGTGCTCATCGGCATGGGGGCCATCGTGATGGACCACGCCGTGGTCGGAGCCGGCTGCCTTATCGCGGCCGGGGCGGTGGTGCTGGAAAACATGGTGTGCGAGCCCGGCTACCTCTACGCTGGCGTTCCGGCCAAAAAAATCAAGCCGGTGAGCGAGGCGCAGGCCGAAGGCCTGCGCCGCACGGCGGCCAATTATCAGCTGTATGCCAGCTGGTTTTAA
- a CDS encoding radical SAM protein, whose protein sequence is MRLVKHPVLCNYYVTYRCNAKCAFCDIWEKPSPYITLADVEANLRDLKRLGVKVIDFTGGEPLLHRQLPEFLALARQLGFITTVTTNALLYPKNAEKLRGLVDMLHFSLDSIDRDTHDRGRGVACYDFVLESMRVAKELGERPDILFTVFRHNLADLERVYREITQPNGLILILNPAFEYGDVETGEQLSEAELDFLSAFGKRKGVYLNEGFIALRRDGGNHVAAPVCRAASTTLVISPHNELVLPCYHLGDQKFPINGQLFDLYQAPETQRLAALEGRLPACEGCTINCYMQPSFAVETSKYFWQALPSTLKYNWEKGTWKRLLPAGRGR, encoded by the coding sequence ATGCGCCTCGTCAAGCATCCAGTATTGTGCAATTACTATGTTACGTACCGCTGCAATGCGAAGTGCGCGTTTTGCGATATCTGGGAAAAGCCCTCGCCTTACATCACCCTGGCCGATGTAGAAGCCAACCTGCGCGACCTCAAGCGATTGGGCGTTAAGGTAATTGACTTTACGGGCGGTGAGCCGCTGCTGCACCGCCAGCTGCCCGAGTTTCTGGCGCTGGCCCGGCAGCTGGGCTTTATCACGACCGTGACGACCAATGCGCTGCTCTACCCCAAAAATGCCGAAAAGCTGCGTGGGCTGGTCGATATGCTGCATTTTTCGCTTGATAGCATCGACCGTGATACCCACGACCGGGGCCGGGGCGTGGCCTGCTACGATTTCGTGCTCGAAAGCATGCGCGTAGCCAAAGAGCTGGGCGAGCGGCCCGATATTCTGTTCACCGTTTTCCGCCACAACCTCGCTGACCTGGAGCGCGTGTACCGCGAGATTACGCAGCCCAACGGCCTGATACTCATTCTGAACCCGGCTTTCGAGTACGGCGACGTTGAAACCGGCGAGCAGCTGAGCGAGGCCGAGCTGGATTTTCTGTCGGCTTTCGGCAAGCGCAAGGGCGTGTATTTGAATGAGGGTTTTATCGCCTTGCGCCGCGACGGTGGCAACCACGTAGCCGCGCCCGTGTGCCGGGCTGCCAGCACTACGCTCGTCATTTCGCCCCATAATGAGCTGGTGCTGCCCTGCTACCACCTCGGCGACCAGAAATTTCCCATCAACGGCCAGCTTTTCGACCTCTACCAGGCTCCCGAAACCCAGCGTCTGGCCGCGCTTGAGGGCCGCCTGCCCGCCTGCGAAGGCTGCACCATCAACTGCTATATGCAGCCCAGCTTCGCGGTCGAAACCAGTAAGTATTTCTGGCAGGCGCTACCCAGCACCCTGAAGTATAATTGGGAGAAGGGAACCTGGAAGCGGCTGCTGCCAGCTGGCAGGGGGCGGTAA
- a CDS encoding endonuclease III domain-containing protein, whose product MVQVTSPPLDKALADHSILDGFFGRVPTAARRTPMRELISTLLSHRTTHADEELAYDRMLEAFGDWEGVLHAPLDDLIHAIRTTRWPATQAPRIQDILGRIKAETGGSFTLDFLADWPTEKAMQWLTDMPGIGLKTASLVLLFNFRKPVLPVDAHVHRVMQRLGVLGPKVSVEKAHEVLLTLLRPHLDPEGLFNFHKHNYWHGQQICFFQQPNCPRCPLKSFCSYYQEHYGPATPEALAATPTQWDAAAWGQLPH is encoded by the coding sequence GTGGTTCAAGTAACTTCTCCGCCTCTCGATAAAGCGCTGGCTGACCATAGTATCCTGGACGGTTTTTTTGGGCGGGTGCCCACGGCGGCGCGGCGCACGCCCATGCGTGAGCTTATCTCCACCCTGCTCTCGCATCGGACCACCCACGCCGACGAAGAGCTGGCCTACGACCGCATGCTCGAAGCCTTCGGTGATTGGGAAGGCGTGCTGCACGCGCCCCTTGATGACCTTATTCATGCTATTCGCACCACGCGCTGGCCGGCCACCCAGGCCCCGCGCATTCAGGATATTCTGGGCCGTATAAAGGCCGAAACGGGCGGCAGCTTCACGCTCGATTTCCTGGCCGACTGGCCCACCGAAAAGGCGATGCAGTGGCTTACCGATATGCCGGGCATCGGCCTGAAAACTGCTTCTCTGGTGCTGCTCTTCAACTTCCGCAAGCCCGTGCTGCCCGTCGATGCCCATGTGCACCGCGTGATGCAGCGCCTTGGCGTGCTGGGGCCGAAGGTATCGGTAGAGAAAGCGCACGAAGTGCTGCTTACCCTGCTCAGGCCGCACCTCGACCCCGAAGGCCTGTTTAATTTTCATAAGCACAACTACTGGCACGGGCAGCAAATCTGCTTTTTTCAGCAGCCCAATTGCCCGCGCTGTCCGCTCAAAAGCTTTTGCAGCTATTACCAGGAGCATTACGGCCCGGCTACGCCCGAGGCCCTTGCGGCCACCCCCACGCAATGGGATGCGGCCGCCTGGGGCCAGCTACCGCATTAA
- a CDS encoding OmpA family protein — protein sequence MKILKLSFAYLLAFVMLLGHFAQAQTTTVTTDKPAGMSKTLKGGILGGLGGAAGGAILGRVIGGKSGTAKGAILGAAVGGAGGALIGRKMDKQAAELRRDLDGATVERVGEGIKITFASGILFGSNSATLTPGATGNIDELATTLQKYADTNIVIEGHTDASGSDAINQPLSQRRAQAVANELTAKGVDTSRITAKGYGSTQPVGDNSTAAGKAANRRVEVAIFANEKMQKAAKKGQL from the coding sequence ATGAAAATTCTTAAACTCTCTTTTGCTTATCTGCTTGCTTTTGTGATGCTGCTGGGCCACTTTGCACAAGCACAAACCACTACCGTTACCACCGACAAGCCCGCCGGTATGAGCAAAACCCTCAAGGGTGGCATCCTGGGCGGCTTGGGCGGCGCCGCCGGCGGGGCCATTCTGGGCCGCGTTATTGGTGGCAAGTCGGGTACGGCCAAAGGAGCTATCCTGGGGGCCGCCGTAGGAGGGGCCGGTGGGGCACTCATTGGCCGCAAGATGGATAAGCAAGCGGCTGAGCTGCGCCGCGACCTCGACGGAGCTACCGTGGAGCGCGTGGGCGAAGGTATCAAAATCACGTTTGCTTCGGGTATCCTGTTTGGCAGCAACTCAGCTACGCTGACGCCGGGGGCTACCGGCAATATCGACGAGCTGGCTACCACGCTCCAGAAGTATGCCGATACTAATATTGTTATTGAAGGCCACACCGATGCTTCGGGCTCCGATGCCATCAACCAGCCCCTGAGCCAGCGCCGCGCCCAGGCGGTAGCCAATGAGCTAACGGCCAAAGGGGTGGATACCAGCCGCATCACGGCCAAAGGCTATGGCTCGACCCAGCCGGTAGGCGACAACTCGACGGCGGCGGGCAAAGCAGCCAACCGCCGCGTGGAAGTGGCCATCTTCGCCAACGAGAAGATGCAGAAAGCCGCTAAGAAAGGCCAGCTCTAA
- a CDS encoding YMGG-like glycine zipper-containing protein, protein MKFCSGFFALLLLFFVLVSSAAQAQDHPKGWSDKAKGAAIGGGGGAIVGGLLGGGKGALIGAGAGVVAGGLVGRNRDKKYHPARYNHYVNNPKKRVPVPVHHYVHR, encoded by the coding sequence ATGAAATTCTGTTCGGGATTCTTCGCCTTGCTCTTGTTATTTTTTGTGCTCGTAAGCTCAGCTGCTCAGGCCCAGGACCACCCAAAGGGCTGGAGTGATAAGGCCAAAGGTGCCGCCATTGGTGGCGGCGGCGGGGCCATAGTAGGTGGGCTGCTGGGTGGCGGCAAAGGTGCCCTGATTGGTGCCGGTGCCGGGGTAGTAGCCGGGGGGCTGGTTGGCCGCAACCGCGATAAGAAGTATCACCCGGCCCGCTACAACCACTATGTAAATAATCCTAAAAAACGGGTGCCCGTGCCCGTGCACCACTATGTACATCGCTAG
- a CDS encoding OmpA family protein — protein MTTSKSVLAMLMAVVLLLSSCASSRQTTTHPDLSSNNGTGVRKDGMNKTTKGGLIGAGGGAVAGAILGRVIGGGRGTAAGAILGAAVGGGAGALIGRKMDKQAQELQRDMANAKVERVGEGIKITFDSGILFDTNSSALRPASQADISKLAATLQKYPDTNVLVEGHTDSSGSDAINQPLSENRAQAVANGITAQGVAASRITTKGYGSSQPVGDNATPEGKQANRRVEVAIFANEKMKKAAEAGTL, from the coding sequence ATGACTACTTCCAAGTCTGTTCTGGCCATGCTGATGGCCGTTGTACTGCTGCTAAGCTCCTGCGCTTCGTCGCGCCAAACTACCACGCATCCCGACTTATCCAGCAATAATGGCACGGGCGTACGCAAAGATGGCATGAATAAAACCACCAAAGGTGGCCTGATTGGTGCCGGTGGTGGCGCCGTGGCCGGGGCCATTCTGGGCCGCGTAATCGGTGGTGGCCGCGGCACCGCGGCCGGCGCTATTCTCGGGGCTGCCGTGGGCGGCGGCGCGGGCGCACTCATTGGCCGCAAAATGGACAAGCAAGCCCAGGAGCTCCAGCGCGATATGGCTAATGCCAAGGTGGAGCGCGTAGGCGAGGGCATCAAAATCACCTTCGACTCGGGTATTCTATTCGATACCAATAGCAGCGCGCTGCGCCCGGCCTCGCAGGCCGATATCAGCAAGCTGGCCGCTACGCTCCAGAAATATCCCGATACTAACGTGCTGGTAGAAGGGCACACCGATTCGTCGGGCTCCGATGCCATCAACCAGCCCCTGAGCGAGAACCGGGCGCAGGCCGTAGCCAATGGCATTACGGCGCAGGGCGTGGCCGCCAGCCGCATTACCACCAAAGGCTACGGCTCGTCGCAGCCCGTGGGCGACAATGCCACTCCCGAAGGCAAGCAAGCTAACCGCCGCGTAGAAGTAGCCATCTTCGCCAACGAAAAGATGAAGAAAGCCGCCGAAGCCGGCACGCTATAA
- the accD gene encoding acetyl-CoA carboxylase, carboxyltransferase subunit beta: MAWFKRQEKGIITPTEQKKETPDGLWYKCPECKTVATMAEHKRLHYVCANCGHHDRIDAAAYFEILFDGGQFEELDANLTSGDPLHFVDTKAYPQRVQATEKSTGLKDAVRTAHGQCTGQPLLIAAMDFRFIGGSMGSVVGEKIARAIDYARQHRIPFLMISRSGGARMMEAGYSLMQMAKTSAKLALLSEAGVPYISLLTDPTTGGVTASFAMLGDFNIAEPGALIGFAGPRVIKETIGKDLPKGFQSAEFVLEHGFLDFIVDRRELKQRLTDVLAMLAK; encoded by the coding sequence ATGGCTTGGTTCAAGCGCCAGGAAAAGGGCATTATCACCCCCACCGAGCAAAAAAAGGAAACGCCCGACGGCCTGTGGTATAAGTGCCCCGAGTGCAAAACCGTGGCTACGATGGCCGAGCACAAGCGCCTGCACTACGTGTGCGCCAACTGCGGCCACCACGACCGTATCGACGCGGCGGCCTATTTCGAGATTTTGTTTGATGGCGGCCAGTTTGAAGAGCTGGATGCCAACCTGACTTCCGGCGACCCACTCCACTTCGTCGATACCAAGGCCTACCCGCAGCGGGTACAGGCTACCGAAAAAAGCACCGGCCTGAAAGATGCCGTGCGCACAGCCCACGGCCAGTGCACTGGCCAGCCGCTGCTAATTGCCGCCATGGACTTTCGCTTTATCGGCGGCTCGATGGGCTCGGTGGTGGGCGAGAAAATTGCCCGCGCCATCGACTATGCCCGTCAGCATCGGATTCCGTTTCTGATGATTTCGCGCTCGGGCGGGGCCCGCATGATGGAAGCCGGCTACTCGCTCATGCAAATGGCCAAAACCTCGGCCAAGCTGGCGCTGCTCTCCGAGGCCGGCGTGCCCTATATCAGCCTGCTCACCGACCCCACGACGGGCGGCGTGACGGCTTCGTTTGCCATGCTCGGCGACTTCAACATTGCGGAGCCGGGGGCGCTTATCGGCTTCGCCGGCCCGCGCGTTATCAAAGAAACGATTGGCAAAGACTTACCGAAGGGCTTCCAAAGCGCCGAGTTTGTACTGGAGCACGGTTTCCTCGATTTTATCGTGGACCGCCGCGAGCTGAAGCAGCGCCTCACCGACGTGCTGGCTATGCTGGCAAAATAA
- a CDS encoding OmpA family protein, which yields MFFYRPFLGLGLLAVSASGLSSCVTAKRYEDLQARQQSEQEARTSAESQLRQAKADLQKTTDALAELRLDQKRLVADSTQTGNALRRTRTLYTQLTDSYDKLLKNSDRALADRNADYGRLAKDLATRESELGALDISLQKAKSDLSIREAKLAELTQALADKDKAVNDLKARVSNALLSFNSKDLQVKLKDGKVYVSLSEQLLFKSGSTKVDPKGQEALKKLATVLQEQKDVNVVVEGHTDNVPMRPTGSITDNWDLSALRATDIARLLTASGVEPSRITASGRSQYVPVAPNDTPQDKALNRRTEIILTPKLDELFQILDSNSGAPKP from the coding sequence TTGTTTTTTTATCGCCCTTTCCTGGGTCTGGGCCTGCTGGCCGTCAGTGCGTCGGGGCTTAGCAGCTGCGTTACGGCCAAGCGCTACGAAGACCTCCAGGCCCGCCAGCAAAGTGAGCAGGAGGCCCGTACCAGCGCCGAAAGCCAGCTGCGCCAGGCCAAGGCCGACCTGCAAAAAACCACCGATGCCCTGGCCGAGCTGCGCCTCGACCAGAAGCGCCTTGTGGCCGACTCGACCCAGACCGGCAATGCCCTGCGCCGCACCCGCACGCTTTATACACAGCTCACCGACAGCTACGATAAGCTGCTCAAAAACAGCGACCGCGCCCTGGCCGACCGCAATGCCGACTATGGTAGGCTGGCCAAAGACCTGGCTACCCGCGAAAGCGAGCTGGGGGCGCTCGACATCAGCCTGCAAAAAGCCAAATCGGACCTTTCTATCCGCGAAGCCAAGCTGGCCGAGCTGACTCAGGCGCTGGCTGATAAGGACAAGGCGGTGAACGACCTCAAGGCCCGCGTAAGTAATGCGCTGCTCAGCTTCAACTCCAAGGACCTGCAAGTGAAGCTGAAGGATGGCAAAGTATACGTGTCGCTCTCCGAGCAGCTACTCTTCAAATCGGGCTCGACCAAGGTAGACCCCAAAGGCCAGGAAGCCCTTAAAAAGCTGGCTACGGTATTGCAGGAGCAGAAAGACGTGAACGTGGTAGTGGAAGGCCATACCGACAACGTGCCCATGCGCCCCACCGGCAGCATTACCGACAACTGGGACCTGAGCGCCCTGCGGGCTACTGACATCGCCCGCCTGCTCACGGCCAGCGGCGTAGAACCAAGCCGCATTACGGCCTCGGGCCGCTCGCAGTACGTGCCCGTGGCACCCAACGACACGCCCCAGGACAAGGCCTTGAACCGCCGCACCGAGATTATTCTCACCCCCAAGCTCGACGAGCTGTTTCAGATACTCGACAGCAACAGTGGCGCGCCAAAACCTTAG